Proteins encoded by one window of Winogradskyella sp. PG-2:
- a CDS encoding protein-L-isoaspartate(D-aspartate) O-methyltransferase gives MKDTFKHQGMRQKLVEVLIGKGIKAEDVIKAIGKIPRHLFMDSGFLDHAYQDKAFPIGADQTISQPYTVAFQSELLQIKAGDKVLEIGTGSGYQCAVLIELGAKVYSIERQQELFKKTSKFLPKIGYRAKKLIFGDGYKGLPEEAPFDSIIVTAGAPFVPNPLLSQLKVGGRLVIPVGDDVQTMTLFIRKGPKEFEKQEFGKFRFVPLLEDKN, from the coding sequence TTGAAAGATACATTTAAGCACCAAGGTATGCGCCAAAAATTAGTTGAAGTACTAATTGGTAAAGGAATAAAAGCTGAAGATGTTATAAAGGCTATTGGCAAAATACCTAGGCATTTGTTTATGGATTCTGGCTTTTTGGACCATGCTTATCAAGACAAAGCATTTCCAATTGGTGCAGATCAAACTATTTCTCAGCCCTATACTGTTGCTTTTCAATCTGAATTATTACAAATAAAAGCAGGTGACAAAGTTCTTGAAATTGGTACAGGCAGCGGCTACCAATGTGCTGTTTTAATTGAGCTTGGTGCTAAAGTTTATAGTATTGAGCGACAACAAGAGCTTTTTAAAAAAACCTCAAAGTTTTTACCCAAGATTGGTTATAGAGCCAAGAAGTTAATTTTTGGTGATGGGTATAAAGGTTTACCAGAAGAAGCTCCTTTTGATAGTATTATTGTTACTGCTGGTGCACCTTTTGTACCTAATCCATTATTAAGTCAATTAAAAGTTGGAGGCAGATTAGTGATTCCTGTTGGTGATGATGTACAAACAATGACTTTATTTATTAGAAAAGGACCAAAGGAATTCGAAAAAC
- a CDS encoding Gfo/Idh/MocA family protein has product MLKAGVLGAGHLGKIHLRLLNQSEKYELVGFYDADAENAKLVVAEFGYTYFDSIEALIDAVDVVDIVTPTLSHYDCAKQAIKKGKHIFIEKPITNTVEEAETIRTLVAEHGVKGQVGHVERFNPAFIGVKEQIENPMFIECHRLAEFNPRGTDVPVVLDLMIHDIDIILSVVNSPVKHISASGVSVVSETPDIANARIEFKNGCVANLTASRISLKNMRKTRFFQKDAYISVDFLEKKCEVVKMKDAPENPGDFDMILQNAEGVKKQIYFDNPQIENNNAILDELETFADAINNNTKPIVTLHDGTEALRVATMIINQF; this is encoded by the coding sequence ATGCTAAAAGCTGGTGTTCTTGGTGCTGGTCACCTTGGTAAAATTCATCTTAGACTCTTAAATCAATCAGAAAAATATGAGCTCGTAGGATTCTATGATGCTGATGCTGAAAATGCAAAACTCGTAGTCGCAGAATTTGGTTATACCTATTTTGATTCTATTGAAGCTTTGATAGATGCAGTTGATGTTGTTGATATTGTAACTCCAACGCTTTCGCATTACGATTGTGCAAAACAAGCTATCAAAAAAGGGAAGCATATCTTCATAGAAAAACCAATTACAAATACAGTAGAAGAAGCAGAAACCATTAGAACTTTAGTTGCTGAACATGGTGTTAAAGGGCAAGTTGGGCATGTAGAACGTTTTAATCCTGCTTTCATTGGAGTGAAAGAACAAATCGAAAATCCAATGTTTATTGAATGTCATAGGCTCGCAGAATTTAATCCTCGTGGTACAGATGTTCCTGTGGTATTAGATTTAATGATTCATGATATAGATATTATCCTCAGCGTTGTAAATTCACCTGTAAAGCATATATCAGCTAGTGGTGTTTCTGTTGTTAGTGAAACACCAGATATTGCAAATGCACGTATAGAATTTAAAAATGGTTGTGTAGCTAATCTTACTGCAAGTCGTATTTCTCTTAAAAACATGCGTAAAACACGTTTCTTTCAAAAAGATGCCTATATCTCTGTTGATTTTTTAGAAAAGAAATGTGAAGTTGTAAAAATGAAAGACGCACCAGAAAATCCAGGTGATTTTGATATGATTCTTCAAAATGCTGAAGGTGTTAAAAAACAGATCTATTTTGATAACCCTCAAATAGAGAATAACAATGCCATTTTAGACGAATTAGAAACTTTTGCTGATGCTATAAACAATAACACCAAGCCTATTGTAACTCTGCATGATGGTACTGAGGCATTACGAGTAGCAACTATGATTATTAACCAGTTCTAG
- a CDS encoding 3-hydroxybutyryl-CoA dehydrogenase, with product MKNIAVIGAGTMGNGIAHTFAQSGFKVQLIDISEVSLERGLATISKNLDRMVAKERITEADKSETLGNIKTFTNTADGVKNVDLVVEAATENIDLKLKIFKQLDEVCDKNTILATNTSSISITHIAATTSRPEKVIGMHFMNPVPIMKLVEIIRGYNTSDEVTSTIMELSKTLGKVPTEVNDYPGFVANRILMPMINESIETLYNNVAGVEEIDTVMKLGMAHPMGPLQLADFIGLDVCLSILNVMYDGFKNPKYAPCPLLVNMVRAGKLGLKSGEGFYDYSESRKAEKVSSQFSK from the coding sequence ATGAAAAATATAGCAGTTATAGGAGCAGGAACCATGGGAAATGGTATCGCCCACACATTTGCGCAATCTGGATTTAAAGTTCAGCTTATAGATATTAGTGAAGTATCTCTAGAACGCGGATTGGCAACAATCTCTAAGAACTTAGACCGCATGGTTGCTAAAGAAAGAATTACTGAAGCTGATAAGTCAGAAACTCTAGGAAATATCAAAACATTTACTAATACTGCAGATGGTGTTAAAAATGTTGATTTAGTAGTTGAAGCAGCCACTGAGAATATAGATTTAAAACTAAAAATCTTTAAACAACTAGATGAGGTCTGTGATAAAAATACTATACTGGCTACGAACACATCATCAATATCTATTACACACATAGCAGCCACAACGTCTCGACCAGAAAAAGTAATTGGAATGCATTTTATGAATCCCGTGCCAATTATGAAATTGGTAGAGATTATTCGTGGTTATAACACGAGTGATGAAGTGACTAGCACTATTATGGAATTATCTAAAACTTTAGGTAAAGTTCCAACAGAAGTAAATGATTATCCAGGTTTTGTGGCAAACAGAATCTTAATGCCAATGATAAACGAATCTATTGAAACACTTTATAATAATGTTGCTGGTGTAGAAGAAATCGACACGGTAATGAAGTTAGGAATGGCACATCCAATGGGACCATTGCAACTTGCTGATTTTATTGGTTTAGATGTATGCTTATCTATTCTTAATGTGATGTACGATGGATTTAAAAATCCAAAATATGCACCTTGTCCATTATTAGTAAACATGGTAAGAGCTGGTAAACTTGGATTGAAATCTGGTGAAGGTTTTTATGATTATTCTGAGAGTAGAAAAGCAGAAAAGGTTTCTAGTCAATTTTCTAAATAA
- a CDS encoding M23 family metallopeptidase, protein MKYLVIYSFILFGLISCEQQVSKTHNVTEELTDNSVIEKEEQKDYKTLIKEDSIHISKAFDFPVGKPNANGYYNAQKFQENNHLGEDWNGVGGGNSDLGDPIYAIANGYISETKDYEGGWGNVIRIVHLYNNKLYESLYAHCDSILVESNRFIKKGEQIATIGNCNGAYYAHLHLEIRDDIDLDIGGGYSNETTGYLNPIEFITKNRN, encoded by the coding sequence ATGAAATATCTTGTTATTTATAGTTTTATCTTATTTGGATTAATATCTTGTGAACAACAAGTAAGTAAAACTCACAACGTAACTGAGGAACTAACTGATAATTCAGTGATTGAAAAAGAAGAACAAAAAGACTACAAAACACTAATTAAGGAAGACTCTATACACATATCTAAAGCTTTTGACTTTCCTGTAGGAAAACCAAATGCTAATGGTTACTACAACGCACAAAAATTCCAAGAAAATAATCATTTAGGTGAAGATTGGAATGGTGTTGGGGGTGGAAATTCTGATTTGGGAGATCCAATTTATGCGATTGCAAATGGTTATATTAGTGAAACCAAAGATTATGAAGGTGGTTGGGGAAATGTAATTAGAATCGTTCATTTATATAATAACAAACTTTATGAATCCCTTTATGCCCATTGCGATTCTATTTTGGTTGAGTCTAACCGATTTATAAAGAAAGGAGAACAAATAGCAACAATTGGAAATTGTAATGGTGCTTATTATGCTCATTTACATCTCGAAATAAGAGATGATATTGATTTAGATATTGGTGGTGGTTATTCTAATGAGACAACAGGATATTTAAATCCAATAGAATTTATAACTAAAAACAGAAATTGA
- a CDS encoding DUF1015 domain-containing protein: protein MAKIIPFKAVKPTRAIVGLVAARPYQSYTVDERESRMDYNPFSFLHIVNPGYKYDKVITGKERYKLVKNRYSEFKEDGVFVTDKTPSLYVYKIVNRHGQEFSGIIAATSAEDYENDVIKKHEDTIAKREQTFKTYIQTVGFNAEPVLLTYPDNDTISNIIKETQKEHAEFEFTMTYRDTHYLWKIDNEAIIETIQYEFKQMETIYIADGHHRSSSSYLLYKDEKEKNLNHNGDESYNFFMSYLIPESDLVIHEFNRLIKDLNGLTKEEFLIKLDTAFRIENRGSLPYNPSKPHHFSMYLDGEFYSLYLRKANYEFKTALDELDAQLLYKTILQPILGINDLRQDSRIEYVNGRHEMITIKTSVDSGDFVVGFGMCPSNVEQMKQIANEGLKMPPKSTYILPKLRSGITIYEY, encoded by the coding sequence TTGGCTAAGATAATTCCATTTAAAGCAGTTAAGCCAACAAGAGCTATTGTAGGTCTTGTTGCGGCACGTCCTTATCAAAGTTATACAGTAGATGAGCGCGAATCGAGAATGGACTACAATCCATTTAGCTTTCTTCATATTGTAAATCCTGGTTATAAATATGACAAGGTAATTACTGGTAAAGAGCGTTATAAATTGGTTAAAAATCGCTATTCTGAATTTAAGGAAGATGGTGTGTTTGTAACTGATAAAACACCATCATTATATGTTTATAAAATTGTAAATAGACATGGTCAGGAATTTAGCGGAATTATAGCTGCAACAAGTGCCGAGGATTATGAAAATGATGTTATTAAAAAGCATGAAGACACAATTGCAAAGCGCGAGCAAACGTTTAAAACCTATATACAAACTGTAGGTTTTAATGCAGAGCCTGTGCTTCTTACCTATCCAGATAACGATACCATATCTAATATTATAAAAGAGACTCAAAAGGAACATGCTGAATTTGAGTTTACCATGACCTACAGAGACACTCACTATTTGTGGAAAATAGATAATGAAGCGATTATTGAAACAATTCAATATGAGTTTAAACAAATGGAGACCATTTATATCGCAGATGGTCATCACCGAAGTTCTTCATCTTATCTGTTATATAAGGATGAGAAAGAGAAAAATCTAAATCATAATGGTGATGAATCTTATAATTTCTTTATGTCGTATTTAATTCCAGAATCTGATTTGGTAATTCATGAATTTAATAGGTTGATTAAAGATTTAAACGGTTTAACTAAAGAAGAATTTTTAATAAAACTAGATACGGCTTTCAGAATAGAAAATAGAGGATCGTTACCTTACAACCCATCAAAGCCACATCATTTTAGTATGTATTTAGATGGTGAATTCTATTCGTTGTATTTGAGAAAAGCAAATTATGAGTTTAAAACAGCTCTTGATGAATTAGATGCACAGTTATTATACAAAACTATCCTCCAGCCTATTCTAGGAATTAATGATTTACGACAGGATTCTCGAATTGAATATGTTAACGGAAGACACGAAATGATTACAATTAAAACTAGTGTAGATAGTGGAGACTTTGTTGTTGGTTTTGGTATGTGCCCTTCTAATGTAGAGCAAATGAAACAAATTGCTAACGAAGGTTTAAAAATGCCACCTAAGAGTACGTATATATTACCAAAACTAAGAAGCGGAATCACAATTTATGAGTATTAG
- a CDS encoding YggS family pyridoxal phosphate-dependent enzyme, which yields MSISINLQEIKSSIPESITLVAVSKTKPVSDLMEAYDAGQRIFGENKIQEMAEKYEETPKDIQWHMIGHVQRNKVKYMAKFVSLIHGVDSLKLLKEINKQAKKHNRVIDCLLQIKIAKEDSKFGMSFNDASALLQSNEFSELKHVSIVGLMGMATFTDNLSQVETEFKLLKSTFKILKILNPKLLTISMGMSGDYKLAIDCGSTMIRVGSSIFGSRNYQ from the coding sequence ATGAGTATTAGTATAAACCTACAAGAGATAAAGTCTTCAATACCAGAGAGCATCACATTGGTTGCCGTTTCTAAAACTAAACCTGTTAGTGATTTAATGGAAGCATATGATGCTGGTCAGCGAATTTTTGGCGAAAACAAGATTCAAGAAATGGCTGAGAAGTATGAAGAAACGCCAAAAGATATTCAATGGCATATGATTGGCCATGTTCAGCGAAACAAGGTGAAATATATGGCCAAATTTGTTAGCCTAATACATGGAGTAGATAGTCTTAAACTATTGAAAGAGATAAATAAGCAAGCAAAAAAACATAATCGTGTGATTGATTGTTTACTTCAAATTAAAATAGCTAAAGAAGATAGTAAGTTTGGAATGTCTTTTAATGATGCCTCCGCTCTACTGCAATCTAATGAGTTTTCAGAATTAAAACATGTTAGCATTGTTGGCTTAATGGGAATGGCAACATTTACTGATAATTTATCTCAAGTTGAGACGGAATTTAAATTGCTAAAATCTACGTTTAAAATACTTAAAATACTAAACCCCAAACTCTTAACTATTTCTATGGGTATGAGCGGTGATTACAAATTAGCAATTGACTGCGGAAGTACAATGATTAGAGTTGGTAGCAGTATTTTTGGATCAAGAAATTAT